In Sphaeramia orbicularis chromosome 10, fSphaOr1.1, whole genome shotgun sequence, the following proteins share a genomic window:
- the zdhhc15b gene encoding palmitoyltransferase ZDHHC15B isoform X2, with product MRAEVRWNMALSRGLRCCQRVFSWIPVLIITSVVLWSYYAYVFELCLFTIPNTFEKVAYLLVFHVCFVMFSWTYWKSIFTPPATPCKKFQLSYSDKQRYEMEERPDAQKQILVEIAKKLPIFTRAQSGAIRFCDRCQVLKPDRCHHCSVCETCVLKMDHHCPWVNNCVGFSNYKFFLLFLSYSMLYCIFIAATVFQYFLKFWVGDLPNGSAKFHVLFLMFVALMFFVSLMFLFGYHCWLVAKNRSTLEAFSAPVFVSGPDRNGFNVGVRKNLQQVFGENRRLWFIPVFTSQGNGHFFPLKNRSESRNPLLANEEMWEESEDCSEEGSLVEDQDPSVTIEMEE from the exons ATGAGAGCAGAGGTGAGATGGAATATGGCTCTCTCCAGAGGTTTGAGATGCTGTCAAAGGGTTTTCTCCTGGATACCTGTGCTTATAATAACCTCCGTGGTGTTGTGGTCGTACTACGCCTACGTGTTTGAGCTATGTCTTT TTACTATCCCCAACACATTTGAAAAAG TGGCCTATCTACTTGTGTTTCATGTTTGCTTTGTGATGTTCTCATGGACCTACTGGAAGTCAATATTTACTCCTCCCGCCACTCCATGCAAAAAG TTCCAGCTCTCATACTCTGACAAGCAGAGATATGAAATGGAGGAGAGGCCTGATGCTCAGAAACAGATCCTTGTTGAGATTGCAAAGAAGCTACCCATCTTTACCCGAGCTCAATCTGGTG CTATCAGGTTCTGCGACCGCTGCCAGGTACTGAAGCCTGACCGCTGTCACCACTGCTCGGTTTGTGAAAC ATGTGTCTTGAAGATGGACCATCACTGTCCCTG GGTGAACAACTGTGTGGGCTTTTCCAACTAcaagttttttcttctgtttctttcctACTCCATGCTATACTGCATATTCATTGCAGCAACAGTTTTTCAGTATTTCCTCAAATTCTGGGTG GGGGACTTGCCAAATGGGTCCGCCAAGTTCCATGTCCTCTTCCTCATGTTTGTGGCGCTCATGTTCTTTGTCAGTCTCATGTTCCTCTTTGGCTATCACTGTTGGTTGGTGGCCAAAAACAGATCCACTTTAG AGGCCTTTTCAGCACCAGTTTTTGTCAGTGGACCTGACAGAAATGGCTTCAATGTTGGTGTACGCAAAAACCTGCAACAGGTATTTGGAGAGAATAGGAGACTGTGGTTCATCCCTGTCTTCACAAG CCAAGGGAATGGCCACTTCTTCCCCTTGAAGAATAGAAGTGAGTCCCGGAACCCCTTATTAGCTAATGAGGAGATGTGGGAGGAGTCAGAAGACTGCTCTGAGGAAGGGAGCCTGG TTGAGGACCAAGACCCTTCTGTTACCATAGAGATGGAAGAATAG
- the zdhhc15b gene encoding palmitoyltransferase ZDHHC15B isoform X1 — protein MRAEVRWNMALSRGLRCCQRVFSWIPVLIITSVVLWSYYAYVFELCLFTIPNTFEKVAYLLVFHVCFVMFSWTYWKSIFTPPATPCKKFQLSYSDKQRYEMEERPDAQKQILVEIAKKLPIFTRAQSGAIRFCDRCQVLKPDRCHHCSVCETCVLKMDHHCPWVNNCVGFSNYKFFLLFLSYSMLYCIFIAATVFQYFLKFWVGDLPNGSAKFHVLFLMFVALMFFVSLMFLFGYHCWLVAKNRSTLEAFSAPVFVSGPDRNGFNVGVRKNLQQVFGENRRLWFIPVFTSQGNGHFFPLKNRSESRNPLLANEEMWEESEDCSEEGSLERTVIPVFSATSAAIIVISLSNHRGHKVLKQVSYVKKKLLS, from the exons ATGAGAGCAGAGGTGAGATGGAATATGGCTCTCTCCAGAGGTTTGAGATGCTGTCAAAGGGTTTTCTCCTGGATACCTGTGCTTATAATAACCTCCGTGGTGTTGTGGTCGTACTACGCCTACGTGTTTGAGCTATGTCTTT TTACTATCCCCAACACATTTGAAAAAG TGGCCTATCTACTTGTGTTTCATGTTTGCTTTGTGATGTTCTCATGGACCTACTGGAAGTCAATATTTACTCCTCCCGCCACTCCATGCAAAAAG TTCCAGCTCTCATACTCTGACAAGCAGAGATATGAAATGGAGGAGAGGCCTGATGCTCAGAAACAGATCCTTGTTGAGATTGCAAAGAAGCTACCCATCTTTACCCGAGCTCAATCTGGTG CTATCAGGTTCTGCGACCGCTGCCAGGTACTGAAGCCTGACCGCTGTCACCACTGCTCGGTTTGTGAAAC ATGTGTCTTGAAGATGGACCATCACTGTCCCTG GGTGAACAACTGTGTGGGCTTTTCCAACTAcaagttttttcttctgtttctttcctACTCCATGCTATACTGCATATTCATTGCAGCAACAGTTTTTCAGTATTTCCTCAAATTCTGGGTG GGGGACTTGCCAAATGGGTCCGCCAAGTTCCATGTCCTCTTCCTCATGTTTGTGGCGCTCATGTTCTTTGTCAGTCTCATGTTCCTCTTTGGCTATCACTGTTGGTTGGTGGCCAAAAACAGATCCACTTTAG AGGCCTTTTCAGCACCAGTTTTTGTCAGTGGACCTGACAGAAATGGCTTCAATGTTGGTGTACGCAAAAACCTGCAACAGGTATTTGGAGAGAATAGGAGACTGTGGTTCATCCCTGTCTTCACAAG CCAAGGGAATGGCCACTTCTTCCCCTTGAAGAATAGAAGTGAGTCCCGGAACCCCTTATTAGCTAATGAGGAGATGTGGGAGGAGTCAGAAGACTGCTCTGAGGAAGGGAGCCTGG AGAGGACTGTGATCCCGGTCTTTAGTGCAACATCAGCGGCTATTATTGTTATTTCACTAAGCAATCACAGAGGGCACAAGGTTTTGAAACAAGTgtcttatgttaaaaaaaagctGTTGTCTTAA